The DNA region AGATTACGTAAATGGTTGCTTTAAATTATTAATAaacaatttatttttaattgCAACTTAAACCAGAACCACATGTCATTGGGACCACAAGCACAGGCAAATCttgaacaaaaaacagTGCTCATCACTGGGGCATCTGCGGGCATTGGCGAAGCCATTGCGCGCGAGTTTGTGGAGGCAGCCGGCGGAAACATCAGGCTAGTGCTGGCGGCCAGAAGGGCCGACAGACTGGCAGAACTGAGCCGGCAATTAAAGCAAAGTGGGGCCCAAGTTCATACTGCAGAACTCGATGTCAGCGATAGAGCAAAGATCAACGCGttttttgcagctcttccGCCGGATTATCGTAACATCGATGTGCTTGTCAACAACGCTGGCAAGGCGTTGGGAGTTGAGCACGCTGGAAACATTAGGGATGAAGATGTTGAGGAGATGTTTTCGACAAATGTTATCGGGCTGATCAAGATGACACAGACGGTGATTCGGGGGATGAAGGAGAGGAATAGTGGGGACATTGTGCAGGTTGGATCGATAGCTGGG from Ogataea parapolymorpha DL-1 chromosome V, whole genome shotgun sequence includes:
- a CDS encoding putative oxidoreductase, with amino-acid sequence MSLGPQAQANLEQKTVLITGASAGIGEAIAREFVEAAGGNIRLVLAARRADRLAELSRQLKQSGAQVHTAELDVSDRAKINAFFAALPPDYRNIDVLVNNAGKALGVEHAGNIRDEDVEEMFSTNVIGLIKMTQTVIRGMKERNSGDIVQVGSIAGIESYPGGSIYCATKSAVRSFTQAIRKELISTRIRVMEIDPGAVETEFSLVRFGGDATKASKVYEGYEPLSAKDIADVVVFNCSRRANVVVAESVVFPTAQAGSYHRHRSEPREGTEKN